AGAATTTGATACATCTCAGGATGGTTGGAAAAGGGGGGACATACAGTATTCAACAATCGATATTTGTCCACAGAGTATACCAAGCTCGCCATGGTCATGGTTGAAAATATTAAGTTAACCAGAAACAAGATATTCAATAAACTCAAAAttctacggaagcgtattagcgccacacattttttttttcctatgtttgcgttaacgcaaacctttgcgttataacgcaaacctttgcgttgtaacgcaaacctttgcgttgtaacgcaaacctttgcgttgtaacgcaaacctttgcgttctaacgcaaacctttgcgttacaacgcaaacataggaaaaaaaaaaaaaaaaatgtgtggcgctaatacgcttccgtaaaATTCTCCaaataacatatgtttatatgtcaagtaaaattgaaaagaaacacATGCGTGATAACCAAAACTGTCACAGAAGAGTAATTTGAGGTggaagataaaaaaagaaatattcaaactcTTAAGTTGATGTcaaactgacaactccatggaAAAGTCAGAGAAAGACCAAACAAAAACCACAGTATACAGAATGCAACGTTTAAAAACAACCCAGTAACATAAATATTACAGAATGACCGCGAGTCTACTCAGGTACTCCGGAAGAGTATGCAGATTTTGTTCCagatgtggcacccatcgtgttacACATGCCAGTAATTACACAGTCGTAGATAAGTTCTAATACCAGAATCATTACATTTGTCGGCCACAAGACcatttaagtaaaaataatgtcaGTACATTGATAACAGTCTGTAATGTatgaataatacaatattttcatattaccgACTGTTGACTCCGAAACTTATATTTCTCGACAGGTtgcctttttttgtttttggtatgACATCTTGGTACTCTGCTTCAAGTTGACGGAGAACCAGGATTTCCAAACGCATTGAATGCTGGTAAACAACCTTTTGATATCCTCGGAATAATTCGTTCTTTGGGAGAACAACGGTTGCTTATCTTGGAATAAATTGCTTTGTTTGGCAGAACAGTGGTTGGTTATCAGTTTACATACTATCTGCTAATTACATGTAGCATTGATAACTATGTAAGATGGCGGCAAGTATTTTACGAttgttttttatatcttaatttcAGTTGGTTATTGACACAAAGTATTGTTTTGGGTATAGAAACATGATCAGCAGTTAAAGAAAGCTATGACCATATATGGGTTTTTAATCTATGCTATGACTTGGAGGTAATGTATAAATACGTAGCCATGTCTAGTCGTTGTTGGGGCATTCAATTTTGATCCTACCTTACAAACTTATTTTCTGGTGGAGATCTAAATTATATTCCGTCGTTAATACGTCAAGATAATCCACTTCATATACTTGATTTGTATATAAGTGTTAATATGCTGTAtttggttttttgtttgtttgtttgattataataattGTTCAGTACAAAATGAATGCATATATTAAAGGCTTTTAGtgttctcatttgaattgttttataaaatatttgtcatttcgtgACCTTTGATATATTGCTATGCGGTATAATTGCTCATAGTTGAACGCCGTGTGGTATCCTATAGTtgctttttaaaattctattcgATTTAATTTGAAGGATCTCttgtgaaaagttgtctcaAAGGCATTCATACCAAattatcttatttatatttgtatataataggACAAAAGTTGTATTAGTAAGATATTATACGCAACTGCATCTTACACAAACATGTTCAATATAGTGGTGGAAGAATGCATTAGCGCTATCGGCATGAATGATGGTTTGTTGAAAAGGGGCAAATTTAATGATTAAtggtaaaataatttgaacaattaatTCAATCAACTGTAAGGAAGTACATACAATGCATACTTGCTAAACGTGCTAAATGTCCGTCGAGAAATGTCCCTTcctaattttcttcttttttgttcaattttgacCCATTAACAGTTTTATTCCTATAACTAGGGGGAATTAGTATTGCAGTTTTCAGTTAACACATAAATTAGTTAGAATTTGAAGAAATGAAAGAAAGGGAGTTGCAGTACAAGTTCTAGAAAGGTTTTTACACATTAACGAAGGGAAAATGTAGAatgaaaactgaaataaatttcGCGTAAATACTgtaggtaccagtcttgtaaaACAACTCcagtcaaaacatggagggaaacaaaatagtgcattttttctgaaattttttctgaactaatttttttttctgtttgattataggtttatgctgaattaaaacatatatatatagactctaaaaaaatcttgcatctttttgggatatcaatccaggaaagtggaaggatatcatgtttactggaattggtgcggcctagtaaaaacaCACGAATTGAATCCTAAAAAACAACAAAGGACAGGTCAACCTAAAATTCAGGTGAAAGTCCCTTTGCGTAGTTGCGTAAAGAACGTTGTTGGATAACTGAAGGACATTGTGAAAAACACAAGTACAAACGTTTATTGATTTAAACACTTTACTATGTGTTTACAAAGTGCATATTTGAACAAATAAACGTGCCaagtatattaaaatattaccCATGATTTGTGTATGTTATGTTTATCTACAGTTAAGTCGTATTGTTGTCTCTCTGACATATTTCccatttcattctcaattttatttaggtCACGTTAATTTCgcttacaacatgtacaaaagacATTTGAGTACAATGGCCATATATGGAGCaataacaaatcaaacaaatttggACATCCCAtgattcatattaaaatatttaatttaaaattgtgtaaaaaaacatgaatagtAACTAATATCAGTCATTGCCTAAACTAATGTTAGGATATAAAAATCCTTAACTAACAGTTTGGATATCTGCTATTTATTTTCCCCCATATAAATTCCATCATTCTTGGCGATAGCTTAGTAGCTGTTATCCGTTTAGAATTCACAAAATCACATGCTTTAGGCGGAGTATCATACCagaatgtaaaaccattcatgTGCTGGTGTTTAGTTCGTATTGATTTAGCTAAAATACCAGTGATATACGCATCCTCTATTGGTAAATATGGCATGTACTCAGAGGCCTTTACAAGTCTATTTGCAATATTCCTTGATACTAAATATGTATTTCCAAACATATAGTTGGGGTAATGCGGAAATGGGTATGAATCTGTTCCTACTTTCCATACCCCGTTGCGTCTCACTTTTCCGTCTTTATTTAGTTTTCCTATTATCACACCTCTATAGTCAAATGAGACGTTTGTTTGTAGAACGTGTAATAAATAGGGGGTATTAACAAACGTGTCGTCGTCtgctttcaaaataaatgttgcaTTGTAACAAAACAAATGTGACCATTCTAATcccattaaaatatttaatgtcaGATTATAATACGAGTCTACAAAATCACCTTGTAAAATATCTTTGAAAACTCTGCTTTCTTTTCGTATGTTATCGTTCCATGATGTGTTCAAGCTATAGCCAACTAGGAACACATGTCTTACTAATGTAGACGTTGACATTGCCCATGTTGAACGGATTGCATGGCGTTGTCGACTGTTCTGTACTTTTGAAGgaataataattatcaaatacgTTCTTCCATCACATAAATTTTCGTTCATTAAAgtgaaatttactgaaaaaggattaattttatttttacgtaAAATGAAGTAGTCGGCGTACCGTTCGTCTTGTGTTTTGCGCTTTCCATCtccatttaatgtaaaattcTTATGACTTACAATTTTACGACTGTAAAACTTGTGCCACATAAAAAGAATTGCGAATATAAACACGGCTACTATAATCATTGCTTTGACAATCCATTTTGAGAGTTTGCATGGCTTTTTGGTCATCTGAAACGAAACTTGAATTAATAATCCATATATTCGGAATAAGTTAAAGTCGATGcaattatgttttaataaaaaaaaaaatgtcgtttatgataatttttttataccataaaaaacttttaaaaaaaaatttcaatgtgGATACCATCGTTTTAATATTAGAGAGTTTTACActattattattaaaagtttttcttGCAAGATGCTATTTCGctgattaaaacaaatcaattaaatGACGTGTCTCTTGTGTAATCTTTTTTTCTAGCAATTGTTTGTTTTCACTTAACGaatcttaatttattttcttggatATGATCTTATTGTTTCTAACTATTTTTCATGGAACTGTTTAATAGTTGTAAATTCAGAGACATATGTGTGTGTATACGTCTATGGTTAATTCATTTaagacttttatttatttaagactTTATTCTAATATGCAAAAGGGAAAACAATAACTGCTGGATATTTGTATCCAgtttacaaatttgtttaagCCTTTACAAACTTCAAAGTTATAATAAAGAATTCTGCAGCAATTCGCCCTGTGAGATTAACTATAAATTTCCAATAAATCTTATCAATAATTACTGATGAAAATGGTTACTCCTTGAAAAGCTAATCACCATGATCACCTCCACTTTCCTCtatccttattttttctttctttaaaaagtattttttgaaAGCTTAATTTTTCTTTGTGCGGAGAGTGTCGACACACTATTCGTTAGCCATATTCTTTCCAGCAAAACATACAGACTTATTTCATTTCACAAAGTTATTTATAGATCCTGTGtattgtttaaacaaaataaacatgatgaagtTCTTAGTGGTAAAGTTGCGATTTCTCTAGTTTTGTTcagttttgattatttatattaaatcaaacttttttttaattgtacgAAAACAGATAACTACAATATAACAAGTATGTTGGTATGCATAAATAATTGCATAAGACACATTTCTTTCGCTGGCACAGATTTTGGTAAAGTGATCTAAAGTACTACTTGAACTACACAAACGTTTAACGATTATTTTAGAATAGACTTTCGGTACTAAAGTTAACATATTATATAATAGTTACATACCTCCGGTTCAGTTACATGAAACAAATCGTTTTTGAGCCAGAAATGATTTTGGTTTGGGGATCTTTCATGGAATATATTCATCGCATTCATAATGGTTATCATCTCCCGGAAGTTATCTTATTTCAACAGCTTCTTTATGTTATGATGGTTGACCTTTGAACTTGTAAATTTACACGTGAGTATGAATGATAAGTACTGCCTGATGTATGCATGTTGATATCAATCATATATCGATAAGATAAAAAGTTGGGAATCTCATCTGTTGTAACTGACTACAGTGACTGCTTGATTAGGGAGATTTTGAGTGATAATTCACAggtacatatactttttatttCCTTGCATGTGATAATCGATCATAattattcattgaaaaaaacGGTCTAAAATAGGAAATATATTACAGAATTTCAAAAACTATTTAATATGAGCggattttcataatttcatttCTTGCATTGgaaattgacaagttgtaagatcgaaatcctatattataataaaaaaatcactgGTACAAGTACTCTTGTCAAGTGTCTGTGTATTTTagaaatgtaaatgtaaatgaaagtgaacagaatttttaatatatattttttttcaaatatataagatTGAAAACTGATGATGCTGCTCTTGAATTACAATACTAGTAGTACTTTTGATTCGTATCATGGTGtgtaaattgtttcttttttacgATTATAATTTGAAGAAGACAGGAATTTTCCATAtgctaaaaaaaatctgttttgtgtaaagaaaaaagtatttatatGTCTATTTGAGGGTCACTAAATAAGTTATGGATTTCACACTGCGTCAAATATAGCCTCATTTTGTCTACAAATGAATTtcgaaatttgttttcaaacaaaaagatGGATGATAGTTTTAATGTCTAACATGAAgcacaaaataattaaacataatatatcaatcaatttttataatgacgtttgaaatatgaatatgaaatatctattatttttcaatttcaaaaacatgacTCTTTTGAacgtctttttttaaatgatttcgTGGACTCTTTGTAGTTGCTGATTGTGGCGCCATGcattttgttgatttaattCCATTGTTGCTGACAACATCATTTCATTAGAGGTTGCTTTCCGATAGGAATAACACGAATACCAGTGATGCAATACAGATTGTAAGTTATATTAAAACCATCACAAATCAGGAATATGTTAGTCTAAtataatcatatacatgtattttatcagtACAGGCAGTTTGTATAATTGAAGTGTAAAAATGTATtccatatttttaacatttttaatggtCCTAGATTTGTTATCGATATATTGTAACTATAAAGGCATAGACTCGTCACTTTTGTGCTTTGCAACCAAAACGAGAATCCAGGATGATGAAGAAGTTTACTTTTCGCTTCTCTCCTTAATATTCCAGTAATATAGGCATCTTCTGTAGGTATACTCGGCATATGATTGGATGCCGTTACGAGACTTTGTAGTAATGTTCTTGGTATTACATACGAGTTTCCAAACACATAAGGTGGATAAGTTTTATGTGGATACAAGTCTAAATCCACCTTCCATCTCCCTTTGCGATTTACCTCTCCACTTTCAACCACGAGACCTATGATCCTTTCGGAGTGTACATTTTGACTGAGAAACAAGAGGTGATTTGGCACTAGTATAAGAGTATCGTCATCCGCTTTCAACACGTATTTGGTATGTTTGCAGTTTTTATTTATCCAGTTTAATCCAATCAAAACTTTCAATGTCAGGTTCTCATATGAATCAATAAAGTTACTACAtaaaatatctttgaaaattttactctCGTTCAGTATTGCTGATTCCTCGTTTCTATTTTTCAAACctaatatgaaaatatgtttaactgTAAAATTTGGATGTAAATTAGTCCAGACTGAATTGAGCCATGTGTTCCGTATTGAATTGCGTTCTTCTTTGGCACCAAATGTTGACGGAACTAGAACAACTAAATATGGGGACGGGTTGCAAACGTTTTCCAATAAATTGGAGTTTATTCTAAAAGAATCCACATCGATTGTTTCCCTTTTTACCATCTGGGTCTTTCTGGATATTAACATATTTCTGTTTAATGCGTTAAAAGCAATgtgcaaaatacaaataattgtaaataccGACAAAACTAAACACCATACATTATGTGATACTCTCACAAAATAACGAGCATGTTTCATTGTCATATCATTATACAAACGGGTCAAGGAATTCATTAACTGCCAtatttatatgtacaaaatgtatatatttttaagagaGCTAATTATGATACAAAGGTAAACGTGTAATCTAAAAGTAATCCTTCATCATATTCATAAAGACTTTTAATGAATTCAAATACATGAATGATAACgacaaaaatttattttacattgtggAAAAGCACCAATAATTGCGTTGTGCATTGCTTGTTCaaagtcaatatatatatatatatgcataaccTCGGCCACAAAGGCAAGTTGTTTTTGACGACAGAGATCGCAAATTATTTACCCCAACACTTCATAACACTGTTCGTCTTTCTCTGATAAGAGGGCGTAAATTAA
The genomic region above belongs to Mytilus trossulus isolate FHL-02 chromosome 7, PNRI_Mtr1.1.1.hap1, whole genome shotgun sequence and contains:
- the LOC134725508 gene encoding beta-1,3-galactosyltransferase 5-like — translated: MITIMNAMNIFHERSPNQNHFWLKNDLFHVTEPEMTKKPCKLSKWIVKAMIIVAVFIFAILFMWHKFYSRKIVSHKNFTLNGDGKRKTQDERYADYFILRKNKINPFSVNFTLMNENLCDGRTYLIIIIPSKVQNSRQRHAIRSTWAMSTSTLVRHVFLVGYSLNTSWNDNIRKESRVFKDILQGDFVDSYYNLTLNILMGLEWSHLFCYNATFILKADDDTFVNTPYLLHVLQTNVSFDYRGVIIGKLNKDGKVRRNGVWKVGTDSYPFPHYPNYMFGNTYLVSRNIANRLVKASEYMPYLPIEDAYITGILAKSIRTKHQHMNGFTFWYDTPPKACDFVNSKRITATKLSPRMMEFIWGKINSRYPNC
- the LOC134725509 gene encoding beta-1,3-galactosyltransferase 1-like — translated: MNSLTRLYNDMTMKHARYFVRVSHNVWCLVLSVFTIICILHIAFNALNRNMLISRKTQMVKRETIDVDSFRINSNLLENVCNPSPYLVVLVPSTFGAKEERNSIRNTWLNSVWTNLHPNFTVKHIFILGLKNRNEESAILNESKIFKDILCSNFIDSYENLTLKVLIGLNWINKNCKHTKYVLKADDDTLILVPNHLLFLSQNVHSERIIGLVVESGEVNRKGRWKVDLDLYPHKTYPPYVFGNSYVIPRTLLQSLVTASNHMPSIPTEDAYITGILRREAKSKLLHHPGFSFWLQSTKVTSLCLYSYNISITNLGPLKMLKIWNTFLHFNYTNCLY